The proteins below come from a single Candidatus Marinimicrobia bacterium CG08_land_8_20_14_0_20_45_22 genomic window:
- a CDS encoding branched chain amino acid aminotransferase: MDPKATEWSKLDFSYRYTPYRFHAHWKDGSWNEGILTSENKIAIDEGATCLHYGQQIFEGMKAQRAKDGRILLFRPRENAKRFRKSARRLLMAEVPEELFMKGIISAVKANIDYIPPYGTGASLYLRPFQIGIGENLGVHPALEYLFVVFVSPVGPYFKAGFKPISLKVESFYDRAALHGIGQAKAGGNYSASLLPLKIARDEGFNEVVYLDPLEHKYFEETGASNVFFVFKDGSVATPKSDTILDSITRHSLIDVVREDFGLKMEERPISVSEIDNFAEVGACGTATVITPVGCLSYLGKLYNFYADGKEPGPITTRIYKQLTGIQIGDIPDKRGWLEEVK, encoded by the coding sequence GTTTTCATGCACATTGGAAAGATGGTTCGTGGAATGAAGGAATTCTGACAAGTGAAAACAAGATTGCGATTGACGAGGGAGCAACTTGTCTTCATTACGGTCAGCAAATCTTCGAAGGCATGAAGGCTCAAAGAGCGAAAGATGGGCGCATCCTGCTTTTCCGTCCGCGCGAAAACGCCAAACGCTTCCGCAAATCTGCCCGACGCCTGCTCATGGCGGAAGTTCCAGAAGAATTATTCATGAAAGGCATCATCTCAGCGGTGAAAGCCAACATTGACTACATTCCGCCTTATGGTACAGGCGCGTCGCTTTACCTGCGACCATTTCAGATTGGTATTGGCGAAAATCTCGGCGTTCATCCGGCTCTGGAATATCTTTTCGTCGTATTCGTTTCGCCGGTGGGTCCGTATTTCAAAGCCGGATTTAAACCGATCAGTTTAAAGGTAGAGTCTTTCTACGATAGAGCCGCTTTACACGGCATTGGTCAGGCAAAAGCCGGCGGCAATTATTCCGCGTCACTTCTTCCGTTGAAAATAGCCAGAGATGAAGGTTTCAATGAAGTCGTCTATCTCGATCCCTTAGAACACAAATATTTCGAAGAAACAGGCGCATCGAACGTTTTCTTCGTTTTCAAAGACGGCTCGGTGGCAACGCCAAAATCAGATACAATTTTGGATAGCATCACTCGTCATTCATTGATTGATGTCGTGCGCGAAGATTTCGGATTGAAAATGGAAGAAAGACCGATCAGCGTCAGTGAAATTGATAATTTTGCGGAAGTCGGCGCATGCGGAACTGCCACGGTCATCACTCCCGTCGGTTGCCTAAGTTATCTCGGCAAACTGTACAATTTCTACGCAGATGGCAAGGAACCCGGTCCGATAACGACTCGAATATACAAACAATTAACAGGAATACAGATCGGAGACATTCCAGATAAACGCGGCTGGCTCGAAGAAGTTAAATAA